Genomic window (Insulibacter thermoxylanivorax):
ACGATCTCCCGTGCACGGACCCCGGCAGCCGCCGCATTCCAGAGCGTCAGCCGGCTCATGCGGTACGTATGGATGCGGCCGGGATTTTTGATCAACTCGGCATATTCACTCAGTTGGCTGCGAATTTCCTCATACGCAGGGTGATCGGATTCCGCAAGGATCGTAAAATCACTCTGCACGAATAACGGCCTGTTCTCAGCTGCTGTCATCACCCGCGCCCCTTCTCATTCTTGCGATTTTCTTTCTGTAACTATAGTATGAAGATGGTATAGGTCGTTTTATACATGAACCGCTTGACAGCAAGGAAAGGACGTCTAAGGTTATGAGATTCATGAAACTTCTAAGTTGGATCGCAGCACTGGTGATCACGGCCGGCTGCGCGGCAGAGACCCCGGCATCGGACGACACCGCTGAGATTCTCGCCGCCTACCCCGAACTGCAAGGCAAGGCTCACGTTCGGGAAATCGTCACCAGGATCATCGACGGAGACACCTTCGAACTGGCCAGCGGCCATAAGGTGCGGCTCATCGGCGTCAACACGCCGGAGATCACCAAGGGGAAGAGCGAAGCTTACGGTGAGGAGGCCAAGCAGTATGCCTCGGATCATCTGTTGGATCAGGAAGTGATCCTCTTCGCCGACGTCTCGGATACGGATCGCTACGGCCGGCTGCTGCGCTACGTCTTCCTGCCTGGTGATCCGTTGAT
Coding sequences:
- a CDS encoding thermonuclease family protein → MKLLSWIAALVITAGCAAETPASDDTAEILAAYPELQGKAHVREIVTRIIDGDTFELASGHKVRLIGVNTPEITKGKSEAYGEEAKQYASDHLLDQEVILFADVSDTDRYGRLLRYVFLPGDPLMFNERLLLEGYANTMTVPPDVTFAERFVAREQEARAAGAGLWSDAAAASAGSAPKPQETQDSVNSYEPSCEDPQIKGNINSKGERIYHEPGSRYYDATIPELMFCTAEEAEAAGFRAPKR